A window from Nitrospira sp. ND1 encodes these proteins:
- a CDS encoding TraR/DksA C4-type zinc finger protein, with protein MSVAQGIRLHPHHQAFASLRTHLLRSRRMLDTSYGICHRCRADIPLPRLRAQPDATLCFTCKQLSEERASVRRAAWRPDTSAEAVYRS; from the coding sequence ATGAGCGTCGCGCAGGGCATTCGACTCCATCCACACCACCAAGCATTCGCGTCGTTACGCACACACCTGCTTCGAAGCCGCCGCATGCTCGACACTTCGTACGGCATCTGCCATCGCTGCCGAGCGGACATCCCTCTGCCGCGACTACGCGCACAACCTGATGCGACGCTCTGTTTCACATGCAAGCAATTGTCTGAAGAACGGGCTTCGGTACGACGCGCGGCATGGAGGCCCGACACCTCCGCAGAAGCGGTTTACCGATCCTGA
- a CDS encoding Spy/CpxP family protein refolding chaperone — protein sequence MTTKLFTFATASAIACALTISPAWANPEGGYGGHSGGYEKGQHGMGAAMMEMMMHGGAGHLIRHLLKHEKDIGLSADQVTKLKDLQLNLDKNRIKMEADIQVAEREVKALNDDEKSDLSAIEAKLKQSADVQIGLRVLSIKTRREALALLTPEQRAKEQAEHEKMMQQHKGAGQAAPHGKNPHSSNPHGANPHGEAKPQ from the coding sequence ATGACGACGAAACTGTTCACATTTGCCACCGCTTCGGCCATCGCCTGCGCGCTGACGATCTCCCCCGCCTGGGCCAACCCCGAAGGTGGATATGGCGGACACAGCGGCGGCTACGAGAAGGGCCAGCACGGCATGGGCGCCGCGATGATGGAAATGATGATGCACGGGGGCGCAGGCCACCTCATCCGCCACCTCCTGAAGCATGAAAAGGACATCGGATTGAGCGCCGACCAAGTCACCAAGCTCAAGGACCTCCAGCTCAACCTCGATAAGAACCGGATCAAAATGGAAGCCGACATCCAGGTCGCCGAACGGGAAGTGAAGGCACTGAACGACGATGAGAAGTCGGACCTGTCCGCCATCGAAGCCAAGCTCAAGCAAAGCGCCGACGTGCAGATCGGGCTCCGCGTCCTGTCGATCAAGACTAGGCGGGAAGCCCTGGCATTGCTGACCCCGGAACAGCGGGCCAAAGAGCAAGCCGAACATGAGAAGATGATGCAGCAGCACAAGGGCGCAGGCCAGGCCGCTCCCCACGGCAAGAATCCGCATAGCAGCAATCCGCACGGCGCCAACCCGCACGGTGAGGCGAAGCCCCAGTAA
- a CDS encoding MarC family protein: MTIAEYALLAFSSLFVIVDPIAVVPAFLAMTPRDSVAQRLRTARVACLVSVALLAGFALFGQTVLKLLGITLPAVQIAGGLILLLVALDMLRAQRSTVQETAAETAAGTNKDDIAITPLAIPMLAGPAAISTVILLETQATTFMLHVVLLGCLVLIGLASYSILAIGARSAKWLNPIAEKIISRLMGLLLAALAVQFMVNALTGDQGLLRGLTGH; the protein is encoded by the coding sequence ATGACTATCGCCGAATACGCGCTCCTCGCGTTCAGTTCGCTTTTCGTGATCGTCGATCCCATCGCCGTGGTCCCGGCTTTCCTCGCCATGACCCCACGGGATTCCGTGGCGCAACGGCTCCGGACCGCGCGGGTCGCCTGTCTGGTTAGCGTCGCCCTCCTCGCGGGATTCGCCCTATTCGGGCAAACCGTCCTCAAATTGTTAGGCATTACCTTGCCGGCGGTTCAGATCGCCGGCGGGCTGATCCTATTACTTGTGGCGTTGGACATGCTGCGGGCGCAACGGTCCACGGTGCAGGAAACGGCTGCGGAAACAGCGGCCGGCACCAACAAGGACGACATCGCCATCACCCCGCTCGCCATCCCCATGCTGGCGGGGCCAGCCGCGATCTCGACGGTCATCCTACTAGAGACGCAGGCCACCACATTCATGTTGCACGTCGTATTATTGGGATGCCTTGTACTCATCGGGTTGGCGAGTTACAGTATATTAGCGATCGGCGCACGCAGCGCGAAGTGGCTCAATCCCATCGCCGAGAAGATCATCTCGCGGCTTATGGGCTTGTTGCTCGCCGCGCTGGCCGTTCAATTTATGGTGAATGCCCTCACCGGAGACCAAGGGCTGTTACGCGGGTTGACCGGACATTAA
- a CDS encoding PepSY domain-containing protein translates to MIKHVAVPALMVAALCFTSTPAWSDKGHKGKDEKCDAAELVKDAKVTIDQAIKTALDAVPGTAVEAELEKKHDKTVWEVEILGADGKMTEVHIDAGTGTIIDKEAKQEKHEKKGKKEKH, encoded by the coding sequence ATGATCAAGCACGTTGCAGTACCTGCCCTGATGGTCGCGGCACTTTGTTTCACGAGCACTCCTGCCTGGAGTGACAAGGGACACAAAGGCAAGGACGAGAAGTGTGACGCCGCCGAATTGGTGAAGGATGCCAAGGTCACCATCGACCAGGCCATCAAGACCGCGTTGGATGCGGTTCCAGGCACGGCCGTCGAAGCCGAGCTTGAAAAGAAGCACGACAAGACGGTCTGGGAAGTCGAAATACTGGGAGCCGACGGCAAAATGACGGAAGTCCATATCGACGCGGGCACCGGCACCATCATCGATAAGGAAGCCAAACAAGAGAAGCACGAGAAGAAGGGCAAGAAAGAAAAGCACTAA
- the ilvD gene encoding dihydroxy-acid dehydratase, whose protein sequence is MTIDPRHKSHNLLDGPGRAPARAMLKAVGFTDADLERPLIGVANTWIEVMPCNFHLRRLSERVKAGIRAAGGTPIEYNTIAVSDGISMGTEGMKASLISREVIADSIELVARGHLFDGVVALSGCDKTIPGTVMALCRLNVPSLMIYGGSIMPGQFQGHDVTIQDVFEAVGKHAAGTMTNAELKDLEDHACPGPGACGGQFTANTMAIAFEFLGISPMGRNGVPAMDQRKDDVAFECGKLVMDLLKKDIRPKQIITRRSIENAIAAVATTGGSTNAVLHLLAVAREMGVRLSIDDFDKINRKVPLLADLKPGGRFTAADLYAAGGTTLVAKRLIDAKILHPDQITVTGRTIGEEAKAATEKPDQQVLRPLSKPIKPTGGLVILKGNLAPEGCVVKVAGHSILHFSGPAKVYEREEDAFKAVQAGKIKAGDVVVIRYEGPSGGPGMREMLGVTAAIVGAGLGDSVALLTDGRFSGATHGLMAGHVAPEAIKGGPIAAVKTGDIITFDITKRRLDVNVTQKELAARLKKVKHPSPRYLSGVMGKYARHVSSASEGAVTT, encoded by the coding sequence ATGACGATCGACCCACGACACAAAAGCCACAACTTGCTCGACGGACCAGGCCGCGCACCGGCCCGCGCCATGCTCAAGGCCGTCGGCTTCACCGATGCCGACCTCGAACGCCCTTTGATCGGCGTCGCCAACACCTGGATCGAGGTCATGCCCTGCAATTTCCACCTCCGCCGTTTATCGGAACGGGTGAAGGCCGGAATTCGCGCGGCAGGCGGCACCCCGATCGAATACAACACCATCGCGGTGTCGGACGGCATTTCCATGGGCACCGAAGGCATGAAGGCCTCGCTCATCAGCCGGGAAGTCATTGCCGACTCCATCGAACTGGTCGCACGTGGACACTTGTTCGACGGAGTCGTCGCCCTGTCCGGTTGCGACAAGACGATTCCCGGCACCGTCATGGCCCTCTGCCGCTTGAACGTCCCTTCACTCATGATCTACGGCGGCTCCATCATGCCGGGACAGTTCCAGGGACACGACGTCACGATTCAAGACGTGTTCGAAGCGGTCGGCAAACATGCGGCCGGCACCATGACGAATGCGGAACTCAAGGATCTCGAAGACCATGCCTGTCCGGGCCCCGGTGCCTGCGGCGGCCAGTTCACTGCCAACACCATGGCCATCGCCTTCGAATTTCTCGGCATCTCGCCGATGGGCCGAAACGGCGTCCCGGCCATGGATCAGCGTAAGGACGATGTGGCGTTCGAATGCGGCAAACTGGTCATGGATCTGCTCAAGAAAGACATTCGGCCCAAGCAGATCATCACGCGCCGCTCCATCGAAAATGCGATCGCGGCAGTCGCGACGACCGGTGGATCGACGAATGCCGTCTTGCACCTGTTGGCCGTGGCGCGGGAAATGGGCGTGCGGCTCAGCATCGACGATTTCGACAAGATCAACCGGAAGGTGCCGTTGCTGGCCGATCTCAAACCTGGCGGCCGATTCACCGCGGCGGACTTGTATGCCGCCGGTGGCACAACCCTGGTCGCCAAACGTTTGATCGATGCGAAGATCCTGCATCCGGATCAGATCACGGTCACGGGACGCACGATCGGTGAGGAAGCTAAGGCCGCCACGGAGAAGCCGGACCAACAGGTGCTGCGTCCCCTGTCCAAGCCCATCAAGCCGACGGGAGGTCTGGTGATCCTCAAGGGCAACCTCGCTCCGGAAGGGTGCGTCGTGAAAGTCGCCGGCCACTCCATTCTGCATTTCAGCGGACCGGCCAAGGTCTATGAGCGCGAGGAAGATGCCTTCAAGGCCGTGCAGGCCGGAAAAATCAAAGCCGGTGATGTGGTCGTCATTCGGTACGAAGGGCCGTCCGGTGGACCGGGCATGCGGGAGATGCTGGGGGTCACGGCCGCCATCGTCGGAGCAGGGCTTGGCGACTCCGTCGCCCTGCTCACAGACGGACGGTTCTCCGGAGCCACGCATGGCTTAATGGCCGGACATGTCGCGCCGGAAGCCATCAAGGGCGGTCCGATCGCGGCGGTGAAGACCGGCGACATCATCACCTTCGACATCACGAAGCGACGCCTCGACGTCAACGTGACTCAGAAGGAACTGGCCGCGCGCCTGAAGAAGGTGAAGCATCCGTCCCCTCGGTACCTGTCCGGCGTCATGGGGAAATACGCCCGCCACGTCTCCTCCGCATCGGAAGGTGCGGTGACGACCTAG
- the ppk1 gene encoding polyphosphate kinase 1, whose amino-acid sequence MSSPQTPSETQPHASTPKARAHRPATSDLSRPEWYLNRELSLLEFNRRVLDLAKDQKVPLLERLKFLCIVSSNLDEFFEVRVAGLKEQVTHGVEQRGADGLTPSELLARIAALTHQLVHEQYVVLNQSLIPQLADQRIRFLKRADWMPSHIRWMRRFFSRELLPLLSPVGLDPAHPFPKLLNKSLNFLVTLEGTDAFGRPNGTAIVQVPRSLPRVIHLPVRNAAWPHDFAFLSSVIHAFVHQLFPGMHVTGCYQFRVTRNSNLFVDEEDVDDLRRALEGQLPERRFGDEVRLEVADNCPPDLVYFLREQFHLDARDVYQCHGPVNLHRLMAVPDLVDRPDLKFQPFTPGIPTTPVPSEDWFDAIRQGDILLHHPYQSFAPVTEFLRQAATDPHVLTIKQTLYRTGADSAIVQSLVDAARGGKEVTVVIELRARFDEEANIELAHDLEEAGAHVVYGVVGHKTHAKMSLVLRREGRMLRSYTHLGTGNYHARNARLYTDFGLLTCDAAIGRDVRTVFQQLTSLGRPGRLKHLLQSPFTLHATLLKWIGRETDRAKQGRPAHIIAKMNALLEPQIIRALYKASQAGVKIDLIVRGPCALRPGIAGLSEHIRVRSIIGRFLEHSRIFYFLNDGDDRVFLSSADWMDRNFFRRIEVAFPVLDKTLRQRVIDEGLRPYLEDNTHAWILHRDGTYRRQTPGRRAARSSQQWLMNKLVT is encoded by the coding sequence ATGTCATCGCCGCAGACACCTTCAGAGACTCAGCCCCACGCATCGACGCCGAAGGCGAGGGCTCACCGGCCGGCCACGAGTGACCTCTCCCGGCCGGAATGGTACCTGAACCGCGAGCTCAGCCTCCTGGAATTCAACCGGCGCGTCCTCGATCTGGCGAAAGATCAGAAGGTTCCACTGCTGGAACGGTTGAAGTTTCTCTGCATCGTGAGCTCCAATCTCGACGAGTTCTTCGAAGTCCGCGTGGCGGGACTCAAGGAACAGGTGACCCATGGAGTCGAACAACGGGGCGCCGACGGACTGACCCCGTCGGAACTCCTGGCTCGCATCGCCGCGCTGACGCACCAGCTGGTTCATGAGCAATACGTCGTCCTGAATCAATCACTCATCCCTCAGCTGGCCGACCAACGTATCCGTTTTCTCAAACGCGCCGATTGGATGCCGTCGCACATTCGGTGGATGCGCCGGTTTTTTTCGCGCGAACTGCTCCCGCTCCTGAGTCCGGTTGGCCTGGATCCCGCGCATCCTTTTCCCAAACTGCTCAACAAGAGTCTCAACTTTCTGGTGACGCTCGAAGGGACCGATGCCTTCGGCCGCCCCAACGGAACCGCGATCGTGCAGGTCCCGCGGTCGCTCCCGCGCGTGATTCACCTGCCGGTGCGCAACGCCGCCTGGCCCCACGATTTTGCGTTCTTGTCGTCGGTGATCCATGCGTTCGTGCACCAGCTCTTTCCCGGCATGCACGTCACCGGTTGTTATCAATTCCGCGTCACACGGAACAGCAATCTTTTCGTGGACGAAGAAGACGTGGACGACCTCCGGCGGGCGCTCGAAGGTCAGCTTCCCGAACGGCGATTCGGCGACGAAGTGCGGCTTGAAGTGGCGGACAACTGCCCGCCTGACCTGGTCTATTTTTTGCGCGAACAATTCCATCTCGATGCGCGCGACGTGTATCAGTGCCACGGACCGGTCAATCTGCATCGACTGATGGCCGTGCCCGACCTGGTGGATCGGCCTGATCTAAAATTTCAGCCCTTCACCCCCGGCATTCCCACGACGCCTGTACCGAGCGAAGACTGGTTCGACGCCATCAGGCAGGGCGACATCCTGCTGCATCATCCCTATCAGTCCTTCGCGCCGGTGACCGAGTTCCTCCGCCAGGCGGCCACGGACCCGCACGTCCTCACCATCAAGCAGACCCTGTATCGCACAGGGGCGGATTCCGCTATCGTGCAATCCCTGGTGGACGCAGCCCGAGGCGGAAAAGAAGTGACCGTGGTGATCGAACTACGGGCCCGTTTCGACGAAGAGGCGAACATCGAGCTGGCGCATGATCTGGAAGAGGCCGGCGCCCATGTGGTGTACGGCGTGGTCGGACATAAAACCCACGCCAAAATGAGTCTCGTACTCCGACGGGAAGGCCGGATGCTGCGGAGCTATACGCATCTAGGAACCGGCAACTATCACGCCCGCAATGCACGGCTTTATACCGATTTCGGACTGCTCACTTGCGATGCGGCGATCGGGCGGGACGTGCGCACGGTGTTCCAGCAACTCACCTCCCTCGGACGTCCGGGACGGCTCAAACACCTTCTCCAATCGCCGTTTACATTGCACGCCACCTTGCTGAAATGGATCGGCCGTGAAACCGATAGGGCCAAGCAGGGCCGACCGGCCCACATCATCGCGAAGATGAATGCGCTCCTGGAGCCTCAAATCATTCGGGCCCTCTACAAGGCCTCTCAGGCCGGGGTGAAAATCGACTTGATCGTCCGAGGTCCCTGCGCCTTGCGACCCGGCATCGCGGGCCTCTCGGAACATATCCGCGTACGTTCGATCATCGGACGGTTTCTCGAACATAGCCGGATCTTCTATTTTCTGAACGACGGCGACGACCGGGTCTTTCTCTCCAGCGCCGATTGGATGGATCGCAATTTCTTTCGACGCATCGAAGTGGCGTTTCCTGTGCTGGATAAAACATTGCGGCAACGCGTGATCGACGAGGGCCTCCGCCCCTACCTCGAAGATAATACGCACGCCTGGATTCTCCATCGGGATGGCACCTACCGGCGTCAAACACCGGGACGCAGAGCCGCTCGTTCGTCCCAGCAATGGCTCATGAACAAGCTCGTCACCTAA
- a CDS encoding DnaJ C-terminal domain-containing protein, with translation MATSQRGYYDILGVPRNATADDIKKAFRRRAREIHPDLHTGTKKTEMEKKFKELNEAHEVLSDPDKRKKYDQYGSNWEQAEAYEQARQQADAQAGRGGQAGGFSGDFGDIFETFFGGRGRGGGTSPGFAVDGEDLETDVHLTIRDVLTGVSRRIDLTERVVCKACGGSAIVRGRPCVVCGGAGTQAEKRTIEVRIPAGVQNETRVRLAGKGQPGINGGKPGDLYLRVHIQANGVFRQKGFDIQVTLPVWPWEAALGAEVMAPTLTEPVKVKIPPGSKADSKLRLKGKGLPTSTGEQGDLFLKLKIVMPTAISDEERALYEQLGRARHSDPRAEIIAASRRSSS, from the coding sequence ATGGCCACATCTCAACGCGGTTATTACGACATCCTCGGTGTGCCACGGAACGCGACGGCCGACGACATCAAGAAGGCCTTTCGGCGGCGCGCCCGCGAAATCCATCCCGATCTCCATACCGGCACAAAAAAAACGGAGATGGAGAAGAAGTTCAAAGAATTGAACGAAGCGCACGAGGTACTGTCGGACCCGGACAAGCGAAAAAAATACGACCAGTACGGCTCGAACTGGGAACAGGCGGAAGCCTATGAGCAGGCGCGCCAACAGGCCGACGCCCAAGCGGGACGTGGCGGCCAGGCCGGCGGATTCAGCGGCGACTTCGGCGATATCTTCGAAACCTTTTTCGGCGGACGGGGCCGTGGTGGGGGAACCTCGCCAGGATTTGCCGTCGATGGGGAAGATCTGGAAACCGATGTCCATCTTACCATCCGCGACGTCCTAACCGGAGTCAGCCGACGCATCGATCTCACCGAACGCGTCGTATGCAAGGCCTGCGGCGGCAGCGCCATCGTACGGGGCCGGCCCTGTGTCGTGTGCGGTGGTGCCGGCACCCAAGCTGAAAAACGCACGATCGAAGTACGCATTCCGGCCGGTGTGCAGAATGAGACCCGTGTCCGCCTGGCGGGCAAGGGACAACCCGGCATCAATGGAGGCAAACCGGGAGACCTCTATCTGCGCGTCCATATCCAGGCCAACGGCGTCTTTCGGCAAAAGGGATTCGATATTCAGGTCACCCTTCCTGTCTGGCCATGGGAGGCGGCGCTGGGCGCTGAAGTGATGGCTCCGACCCTGACGGAACCGGTGAAGGTGAAAATTCCCCCCGGTAGCAAAGCCGACAGTAAACTGCGCCTCAAGGGCAAGGGGCTCCCGACCTCGACCGGCGAGCAGGGAGATCTCTTCCTGAAGCTGAAAATCGTCATGCCCACCGCCATTTCCGACGAAGAACGGGCGCTCTACGAACAATTGGGCCGCGCCCGCCACAGCGATCCCCGGGCCGAGATCATCGCCGCATCGAGACGCAGTTCATCCTGA